The following proteins come from a genomic window of Loxodonta africana isolate mLoxAfr1 chromosome 19, mLoxAfr1.hap2, whole genome shotgun sequence:
- the TSSK1B gene encoding testis-specific serine/threonine-protein kinase 1 — MDDAAVLKRRGYIMGINLGEGSYAKVKSAFSERLKFNVAVKIIDRKKAPTDFLEKFLPREIEILAMLNHRSIVKTYEIFETSDGKVYIIMELGVQGDLLEFIKTRGALHEDDARKKFRQLSSAIKYCHDLDVVHRDLKCENLLLDKDFNIKLSDFGFSKRCLRDDSGRLTLSKTFCGSAAYAAPEVLQGIPYQPKVYDIWSLGVILYIMVCGSMPYDDSNIKKMLRIQKEHRVNFPRSKHLTGECKDLIYRMLQPDVNRRLHIDEILSHCWVQPKARGLSSAAINKEGESSRSTESPWTPDPISDKKSPTKLEPREEAGPKTSPEEESVEVSRQSETLGFNGERVASEPEEGAPQPPQQPSETHSQ, encoded by the coding sequence ATGGATGACGCCGCCGTCCTCAAACGACGAGGCTATATCATGGGGATAAATTTGGGAGAGGGCTCATATGCAAAAGTCAAGTCTGCTTTCTCCGAGCGCCTGAAGTTCAATGTGGCGGTCAAGATCATCGACCGCAAGAAAGCCCCCACAGACTTCTTGGAGAAATTCCTTCCCCGGGAAATTGAGATTCTGGCCATGCTAAACCACCGCTCCATTGTCAAGACCTACGAGATCTTCGAGACTTCTGATGGCAAGGTCTACATCATCATGGAGCTCGGGGTCCAGGGCGACCTCCTTGAGTTCATCAAAACCCGGGGAGCCCTGCACGAGGATGATGCACGCAAGAAGTTCCGCCAGCTCTCCTCAGCCATCAAATACTGCCATGACCTGGATGTTGTCCACCGAGACCTCAAGTGCGAGAACCTTCTCCTAGACAAGGACTTCAACATCAAGCTGTCTGACTTTGGCTTCTCCAAACGCTGCCTGAGGGACGACAGTGGCCGACTCACGTTGAGCAAGACCTTCTGTGGGTCCGCGGCATATGCAGCCCCCGAGGTGCTACAGGGCATCCCCTACCAGCCCAAGGTGTATGACATCTGGAGCCTGGGCGTGATCCTCTACATCATGGTCTGCGGCTCCATGCCCTACGATGACTCCAACATTAAGAAGATGCTGCGCATCCAGAAGGAGCACCGTGTCAACTTCCCCCGCTCCAAGCACCTGACAGGTGAGTGCAAGGACCTCATCTACCGAATGCTTCAGCCGGACGTCAACCGGAGGCTGCACATCGACGAGATCCTCAGCCATTGCTGGGTGCAGCCCAAGGCACGGGGCCTGTCCTCCGCGGCCATCAATAAGGAGGGGGAGAGTTCCCGGAGCACCGAGTCCCCATGGACCCCTGATCCCATTTCTGACAAAAAGTCTCCCACCAAGCTGGAGCCACGGGAAGAGGCTGGGCCCAAGACAAGTCCTGAGGAAGAGTCAGTGGAAGTGTCAAGGCAGTCGGAGACCCTGGGCTTCAATGGTGAGCGTGTGGCCAGTGAGCCTGAGGAGGGGGCTCCCCAGCCCCCACAGCAGCCTTCAGAGACGCACAGCCAGTAA
- the TSSK2 gene encoding testis-specific serine/threonine-protein kinase 2 — MDDAAVLRKKGYIVGINLGKGSYAKVKSAYSERLKFNVAVKIIDRKKTPTDFVERFLPREMDILATVNHRSIIKTYEIFETSDGRIYIVMELGVQGDLLEFIKCRGALHEDVARKMFRQLSSAVKYCHDLDVVHRDLKCENLLLDKDFNIKLSDFGFSKRCLRDSSGRILLSKTFCGSAAYAAPEVLQGIPYQPKVYDIWSLGVILYIMVCGSMPYDDSDIKKMLRIQKEHRVDFPRSKHLTNECKDLIYRILQPDVNRRLHIDEILSHAWLQPPKPKAMSSSSLKREGEGKYRTECKLDTRPGSRPDHRPDHKLGAKTQHRLLVVPENEDSRMEDRLAEASRGKDHHPSGAEVGKAST, encoded by the coding sequence ATGGACGATGCCGCAGTCCTAAGGAAGAAGGGTTACATCGTGGGCATCAATCTGGGCAAAGGCTCCTATGCAAAAGTCAAATCTGCCTACTCCGAGCGCCTCAAGTTCAATGTGGCAGTCAAGATCATTGACCGCAAGAAAACACCCACTGACTTTGTGGAGAGATTCCTTCCTCGGGAGATGGACATCCTGGCAACCGTCAACCACCGCTCCATCATCAAAACCTACGAGATCTTCGAGACTTCCGATGGGAGGATCTACATCGTCATGGAGCTTGGCGTCCAGGGCGACCTCCTGGAGTTCATCAAGTGCCGGGGAGCCCTGCATGAGGATGTGGCACGCAAGATGTTCCGCCAGCTCTCTTCGGCTGTCAAGTACTGCCATGACCTGGATGTTGTCCACCGAGACCTTAAGTGCGAGAACCTTCTCCTCGACAAGGACTTCAACATCAAGCTGTCTGACTTCGGCTTCTCCAAACGCTGCCTGCGGGACAGCAGCGGGCGCATCCTCCTCAGCAAGACCTTCTGTGGGTCTGCGGCATATGCAGCCCCCGAGGTGCTACAGGGCATCCCCTACCAGCCCAAGGTGTATGACATCTGGAGCCTGGGTGTGATCCTCTACATCATGGTCTGCGGCTCCATGCCCTACGATGACTCTGACATAAAGAAGATGCTGCGCATCCAGAAGGAGCACCGCGTGGACTTCCCCCGCTCCAAGCACCTGACGAATGAGTGCAAGGACCTCATCTACCGCATCCTGCAGCCAGACGTCAACCGACGGCTGCACATTGATGAGATCCTCAGCCATGCTTGGCTGCAGCCCCCCAAGCCCAAAGCCATGTCTTCCAGTTCCTTGAAAAGGGAGGGTGAGGGCAAGTACCGGACTGAGTGCAAACTGGACACCCGGCCAGGCTCGCGGCCTGACCACCGGCCCGACCACAAGCTGGGGGCCAAAACCCAGCACCGGCTGCTGGTGGTGCCTGAGAACGAGGACAGCAGGATGGAGGACCGGCTGGCCGAGGCCTCCAGGGGCAAAGACCATCACCCTTCTGGAGCCGAGGTGGGGAAAGCAAGCACCTAG